The sequence below is a genomic window from Eleginops maclovinus isolate JMC-PN-2008 ecotype Puerto Natales chromosome 20, JC_Emac_rtc_rv5, whole genome shotgun sequence.
TTAAATTATAAACACAGTGACATGCTCCACCTGGTAGGATGAGACAGGCGAATGCATGTAGGGTGAGAGGGAGGTCTGGGCGATCATTCGGTTTGGAGCCAGACTGTAGGGTGAGGAGTAGAAGCTGTCGAACAGACGGAGCAAAGCAAAAGCAAACATGAAGACAGCCACACCATGTCAACCGTCTGCAGAATGTTTGTAACTGCATCAACAGCATTTCTGTGGCGATGTAATgcccagcagagggcagcactTCACTACGGTTTGAGTACAACTCAATTTTCCTGCAGGGTTGGGACTGTTTTCAGTCAGTCCATGCACACCACTCACCCATTTTGTAGGGCTGTGGGGTCATACGCAAGCGTCATTCCTCCCtgggaaaacaataaaaagaattCATAAACAGTGAAGTCATGCACACACCAACGCAGCCTGTAGTAAAAACAGTCCTGAAGCAAGGATTGAGAAGgatgtttttgctttaatttccATCTTCAAACAACCACATATAAACACAGAAAGTTCCCTTTAAGAGTCATGATTTAAAAATCTCACCGCATCTCCGTCTCTAGCCCAGGGTCTTCCATTGTGGAGGTACTTCCCCTGGTTCTGCCTCTTCTTCTGACCCCCGTCTGCAAACTTACATAATAAGGGCTCTGTGGGCACTGTGACAGCAacagatcaaacaaaaaaagttatatCAATGGTCACAGTGAGGAACAAAAACCCTGAGCTCCggcaccaacaacaacaatatcaGGTTCCTATAATACCAAAATAACATTCCACGCACCAGGCACTCCTGGGGGAGTCTTGATGAATTTGCCGTTGAAATGCTGAATTATGGCCTCGCACTTCTCCGTGGACTCCATTCTGAAATACAGCCAAGGTAAAATGTAATCCTTCTCTTGGATAGTGTTTGTTAGTACTGGACACTTTGTTTCTGCTTGAATCATCACACAACCATGGAGTAGTGTTTCATATCTAACCTGGCAAATCCCACACCGCGGCTGGTCCCGTTAGCATCTCGGAGAATACGTGTGGAAATGACCTGGCCAAAGGACTTGAGCATGCTCTCCAGCTCTTGCTCATCCATGGACACTGGCAGGTTGGAGATGTAGAGGTTGGTGGGGTCCTGCTCTTGTTGCTGCAAAGGAAGTAAACATAAAAATCAGTTTACATACAGATGTTTTCCGGACCTGAGGAATGTGATTACTTTGATTATGTTGATGCAGAAGCTGCAGACATCTGAATCTAAAGgtttcacatttatttgaacataaaGCTTTTGAAAATCTTTGCCAACGCATTtgcaaatatatacattttgttatcAATATCTTTTTCACACTGCAGAAATTCCTGTGTAGGCAGTGCTGTGACCTGTCTTTCTATCAACACCTGTCTCCACTCTTACACATTAATGTCAAGCATCTGTTTGTAAAGGGACCTGACACCAATAAAATGTTCTGTAGACTGACAAGCCTGTATAATTTGAAACCAATGTGCCTTGTAGCATTTACTTAAACTAAGGCTctctggttttaaaaaatccagaTGCGCACATAAATAAACCAACACATTAAAATTTGAATTTGTCTTCAAAGATTAAGTAGTATATTAAGGATGTTGCCTGATTAACAGATCTGCATAACTGCAAGTAAAGAGATCATTCAGTCTTATTTTTGTCCCAGTAGCTTGGAAGTGAATCCTTATGTGAGTGtgcagaagcagacaggaagccaggCATGAAGTTAAGAAGTACAGAGAGCAACAGGAGTCTGGCAATCGGGAGAAAAGAGGCCGGGCTTAAAAGAGGggaaagggaaacagagagTGAAGGATGAGGATAGAGCTTGAGAGAGGGTGGGAGAAATTAGGAGCTTAAAAGGTTGATATTTCTGTACCGAAGGAGGGAACTGACAAGATAGGAAGTAGTTGGGAGTCTTGAGTAATGAAAgaggaaaatgtgtaaaaaaggataaatgagTGCTTGCTGATTCACAGGCTCTTCTcttcaatcaaatgtattttatcgCTATCATTTTCCATTTTGTCCTCCCTTCCTAACACTCAGTGCTTAAACATAGATCTGCAAACCAGTTTTTCACTTGTGCATAAAGGAAACTGTCTGATGTACGTCAAACACATATCTCAAATAAAGATTTACTACCTTTATAAGAAGCCTCTGTTCTCAGCCCTGAGCCACCTGGCTGAGAGATAACCTATTTTTTGTGATTGTCATTCTGGGTGCGGCAATATGGCCATTATGTAACACAGTGGCCCAGAGCAGGAGGTCTTTGGTTAATGGAGATTCATGACAAAGGGGAAACCCTcccatttttatctttttatttaccCTTTTATCTTGGCTAAACACAATATATGTTGTTGTAGAAATGCAAATTCTGTTGGACCCAGCCCAGGCACACGTGAAAGGGATTTGCTAAAGCGTCACAGTGCATTTTATTCGTTCCAAGGTCTGCTGAGGTGTGTCTCTGTATTTGCCTGCTTGCGTGTCGAGCAGCAAGTGCGAGCTGACGTCTGAGTTTGAAGAGGGAGTTGCAGGGAAGTAAGAACGGATCTATTTTTAACTCTACCATGATTCTCCTGCCCCTGATGCAGACGGCTCCTCTGGGCCCTCGGTCTCGGGGCTGGGGTGTTTCGTTCGGGGACTGAACGTACTCTGAGGACCGCCAGTGCTAGGTGTGGCTCATTCTGTTTGTGAACAACAATTTGCAGCACCATGGTGAAGGTGCAAACAGGTGAAACCTCACTTAAGGGTTTTGATACTGAGTCAATGTTAGGCTAATGCTTCTTTTTTCTGACCTGGGATAGCCCAGTGACTCCAAAAGCAGATGGGTATATTTAGGATTTTATAGTAGTTATCAACACCTCTGACTGAGCACATGTTGTCTGTGCGAGTTGAGTCTTGGTGTCAAGTTGCACTTGCTGGGTATTGAGATACCAGGACTGTGTGGCACTTTTACAAAGGAGGGGCAGAGGACTAAGACTCCGGGTTTAGTTACAGTGAACTGGTTGAGGTCAGCTGGCAGCGTGGATCTGTTACAGTTTTCTGGAGCTGGGCTGAAGGAGATCCTGGTGTTACATTGCAGTGGGTCTGTTTGGGTGCAGAACATTGGTAGGGGGGCAGGGACACTAGGTTGGAGTGTATTAAGTGCTGGTGTCAGCCCCAGGCCTGGGCCCAGACGATGGACAATGCCAGCTCATTGTGCCTGTCCCATTGACAGTGGTTGTAGTGGCACCCTCCCCTGGTTCCCTCAATGGGGAGTCTGAGAGCCAAAGGGATCAGCTTAATGGGCCGACAAGAGTTGCTTTGACTGCAGACACTCGGACAAAGAGCTCAGAACAAGCGCTACCACAGGAGCAGGTTAGCAACATACACAAGTACAGAGACACGGGTGTGGGGAGAAGCAAAGTggtgaagaaagaggagaaggaatgCCACGAAAGGGAAGACAGAAGAACTAACAAGCGAAGAATGGTGAATTAACAAAAACGGTCCAAAATGgtgatacatttttttcctgttaCAAATCTACAGTATGCCAGATTATATGCTTCTTTGCACAGGCTCAACCAACAAAGTATAACCAAACACGTCCCCCATAAACCACAGTTTAGCTTGCAACTTTACCAACAGGACAGTCGCAGGTGGCTCGTTAGGGGTTAAAATATTTGAACGAAAGACAAGATTGGATCATAATGTTAAATGACAAGTTTAACCCAACGGTGATAGGAGGATTTGAGGGTAAAGAAAGGGGTGCCTGTGTAAGGAAGATGATCAAGAGCCTGAAAATGCTTACTTTGGCCATCTGAGCCTGGACCCCACTGGACTTCAGAGCTGTAACAGCTTTCTGTGCAGCTGCTGGACTGTCAAAGTCAACAAAGCCAtatcctgtaaaaaaaaaaacattcacacattAGAGATGCTGtgatgttattttcttttcGGAACCATGTGATTCTTTTGCTAAGAGATAGATAAGAACATCAATTATACTCTTGTATCTGTCAAAAATTAAGCTAAACAcacgttagcttagcatgggGAAAACAGCTAGTCCGGCAAAAGGTTTTGTAGATTAAATTTATATATGAAGTAAATATTTTCAGAGTTACTGGTGGTTACTATTGGCAGAGCTTGGCTGGCTGTTAACCCTGTATCAAGTTATctagctaagctaagctaaactgCAAAATTCATGAAGGGTCACGATATGAtctcatttgaaaaaataagttaaaattaATGTTTAACTTACCTTTACATTTGTTGGTGGTTTTATCCAAGATTGCCTTGGTCGACACAATCTTGCCATACCTGTCAGGACAGGAATACAGGGTCAATGTATCACGAGGTGACTACAGGGCAACAAAAGGAATCTGCTTCTACGTCTGCATACCACTGCTGCACCACTTCCTCAGTTCTGCCTGACTGCAGGTGTAAACATGAACTCAAACTCTTTCATGCAATCAACTGTTTCTTCTTAAGTCAATTCTAAATGTCACAGAAAACTTTGTTCACCTCCAccctgtttgtctttgtctgcagtTGACGGCTTTACAGTTACTCTGTTCCCTGGAGTGGCAGGAGACAGCACCCTAGGGCCAAAAACAACTTGTTCCAAGCCTGTTTTCACCACTCGCACCTCCACATACACtaacacactaaaacacacctCTCTATTAAATTCAGCTCTGCTCTCAAGTATTTTTGGCTCAAATTAAGCATCAAAGTGTTGTCACGACCAATGCCCGACTCACAATTAGAACATTGCCTTGCTGAAAGCTTGATCCATTCCagtacacacaaaataaatctaaatgtgtAAGAAACACAAGTTCTAACATGTCATGTCAAGTTCACAGCTATCAATAGACAACACATTACTCGGCCTATTTTGTAGGAGAGAGTAAGAGGAGAAGCAATTAATGCATTGATGCAGCATCATCAAACATTCATGCTATTAAAACAGAAATTGAGAAGTGTTGGGGGAGATGTGGGGGATAAAGAAACGCAGTGTTTTAAGACTCTGCATCAGCACTGCAGTATAATAGACCTGCCCCTGTCTGGTGAATTTAGCCAGTGAGTTCCTCTGTTTGGGCGACATAGCGTCTGAGTGGAATGTACACTGTAACCTGATGCTTCACCCCTCCGGTTCGCCTTCCTTCCCACCACATCCCTCTCCCTTGCTCTGTTTTTCCACCCCCACATCGCTGCACCGCTGGGTCCTACACTCCTGACTTTTTTCAGTGGACATTTGCCCAAAGAATCAGACCTGACTACACGGTCACTGCAGAGACCTTTCTCACAAAGAAATCAGGGCAGCaacttattttttataattaattaatCTGCAGGTTATTCCCTTGATTAATCAAAAAGTAGATTGGTCTATGAAATGTCAGATAATGGAggtaaatgtccttttttccccctccaacaACATAACCTCTTTAAAAGTCTGGTTCTTTCCGTcaaaaactcaaagatattcCGTTTCATTTGATAGTAAACAGAGAAAATGCAGGAAACTCCTAAATTTGACAACACAACTAAAATGTTTATGGTAAAATGTTTTGACCTTTTCTCctcaaacttttaaaaatgtacattaaggCCATGCAGATTTCTGTAAACAAATAGTAGTAGAATTATACTGTGTGTGAACAATGGGCCACACTTCAGCATAGAGACATTATAAAGGACTCTTCCTCACTGCAGGAATTAATAATTCATCATCCACTGCCACATAGCCAGATGACCTTCGCATAGGCTATATGCATAGCAGAGTGGTCATTAAGTGTATATATACACAAGCTTGATATAATATAACCCACCTTTACAAATTTACATTTGTCATATATTTTAGCTTTTCAAACACAAATCTAGAAACAGGCATGCAATATATACTGTGTACCATTTTTCATAAACTGTAAGAAAAAAGGCCAcggttttgtgtttaaaatacacaatataacattcACATTAGTCGAGCTTGAATTGAAAACTAATAGaaagaacacagagaaaatattGGTTCCTTGTTAATGATATACACATACAATAAACATGTAGtgcaaatatgaatattttctggAGTATAtcattattactttttattcaaatctttctttaaatgtcaaaaaataagaataaatggTTTGAAAGAAATTgccttgttaaaaaaacaaaagatacagataaataatgaatatcaAACAAAAGTTCATACACGCTGGCTCAGGTTGAAGCTCATACCATCAGAGTGAAAAACAAGTCCTATTGATCAGTTTGAGTTTTCATTAGAAGcgttacaacaaaaacaaaagctgtgtttcatgttttcccTAACGGAGACCCCAGCAGAGTTCAAAGGTCTGAAAGCAGTGACTGTGTGGCCCTCTGCTTACCTCGGCCCTGTGCAGCAGAACAGCAGCCCACTACACTGCGGAGGCCACAGGGACTTAAAAGGCAGATCTGACCCATACGGCTGTCTGACATTCTTTCCCAGTGGGCCATGCTACTCTTTTCCCACTCATTTAAGTTTCCCCTTCAGAGGAAGCCCTCTAACCCACCCCTAAAGCCTCTGTCCACTGTCAACTTCTCTAACAGCCCCACAATGACTTCTCTGTCCCCTGCTTTTACTCTCCACCGCCTGGCTCACCTATCGCCCGCagatttcagattttctttgaTTGTGGCAGCTTTGACAATATGACTCAATTATTAACAAGATTATAACACATGAGCCGTGGACTTGATTTTTCCAAGGTACCTTATGTAGGGTCAGAGTTGTTACACTGGGgaattacacacacatattactgTGCTGTTAGTACTGTCAAGTAAGGTTTTATTAGCTATGGACAGAGCTTGTTCAGAGAGGCGTGTTGTTACTGGGAATGACCCGGGGAGATGACGGATGCATGGCTAAGGTTCACAAATCACTTGTGTGATATACAGCGTAGCCATGACCCGCAGCAGCGCAAACCAATTAAGTTGCTTTATTACTGGGTTtgatcaatgtgtgtgtgtgttggtgtgtgtgtggggcctACATACTATAGAGgctggactttttttttaagggtttgtAGGTCTTGGTTCACTGCAGTGGAGGCAATTTAGCCTCACATAGAGTGAAAGGTTAGATCAGGACATGAGGAGGCAACATGCCGAACCTTTTTCTGGCCCCTTCTCTGAACCCCCATCCTGTGCTTTTCTCAACCCTCTGTATTCTTTCTCAATTTCTTGTATTTCCTATGATTGTCAAGATTTAACACTGACTTGAGTTGTGGTAATTCAGTATACTTATTCCCGAAACcacttttccttccttcctgccttAACAGTTCCTTATTGTGAACATTAAGTTATTGCCTCATTTGAAATATCATTTCATGTGTCCGACAGATGAAAAGCATAGACACAGAAAGCACAGTTTCTATCTGCTAATGAGGGGTTACGTATATTAACTCTTTTTCTCATGTAACATCAATTATAGCTACCTAAAGAAAACTTGTTCCATATATGCTGGGCTGGAAAGTACCAACAGCTATAGATAGACTATAGTTTCACTCAATATTAAGGGATAATAACTTGAGGCCCAATACCTTTGCCTTTACGATATGTCAACAATTAACAACCCATCTGTTACATTCAAGACAAATGGCTCTACATGGTAATAGTGTAGATGGTACAGTGTATCTCAAGCAATAGCTAAACTAATACATATTTACACTCATCTAAGGTTCAAATCTAACTAAAGGTTTTTCATGCAACAGTATACCTTTCTTAAttcaagaacattttaaaatatatgtaatattaTAACATTGGCCAACATACCTGCGCAGCTTACATTTTATTAAGATGTTGTTACATGATCATTTGAAGTCTATTATAAATGAAAAATTAAAACATAGAGCACACTTATTTTCATGAGATATTGCACCAAAGAAATAGGTTGACATTTTTGGATGAAAGATGTGAAACATTACGCTGCGCAATGTAACgtcatttgtttttgctctatgtgtaaaaacaaataggcaTGTTATTTAGAAATGTCAGATTATAATTGTATTCATGTGTCTTATGTGGAATTCTTGGGCTtccacattaaaaaacatgtctgtatgATATTGGATCTTTTCCACTTTCAATATTGTGAAGTCCAACTGAAAAAAAGCAGTGTGAAAGTCACTCACGGTTGGCAGAGCTTGACCAGGTCTTGGTCTGTAGTCCCCGGATGGAGGCCGCGGATATACAGGTTAGTTTTACTCAGCTGTTCCCCTCCCCCACTGCTGTTGCTGCTACTGTTGGTGTTGGGACTGGGGGGCGCCATTTGGTGGCCGGAGGACACATAGGCCTGCTGCAATAAGAAAGAAACAGATTTAGTTGTGCATCAACACAGACGAGGAAAATGAGAATACTTCATATTCTTAAACACCAGCAAACTTTGAACCAGCAAAGCgatgtttgttattatttaatgagGGAAAAACTTGAGGAGCGTTTAGAGATGTTGAGAGATAGAGTGTGATCCTGCATGAGAGTGATCATTTTGTGGGAGCTGCGAAAAATGATATCATACAGCCCTCATGTCAACACTCACCAATAGTGCTTTCTGAGGGGAATGTGGGGCCTCTTGGCTGCCTACTCCATATAGGGAAAAGGGGCCTCTTATgctttctccatgtttagttacttcttctttacttttGGAACCACAAATATATATTGCGGTGCATATCAAAACCAAAGCTCTTGAGATCTAAAGTTAACATTTAGTCAGTCGGATGACGCGGAATTAAATTATAAACCCGATAGGGACAGTTTTTATACTTCCCTCTCTTATTTTACTCCTGCTTATGGATAAAAGTATTTCTAAATAAATTGCTGACATCTGTTCAAGTTTTTATTCAATCGCCCTAAACTTGCAGCGCATCAGGTTCAACCTTGTCCTGAAAATACCCTCCTAACAAGACCCTGAGCAGCAAGATACAAATTCAGGGTTCAGTTCAGTCCACATTACACAATAAAGTCCATTAATTATAGCAGAAAAAAGAGGAATTCAAAGAGATGAATAGCAACACCACACCTGGAGTTGTGACTATAATCCATTACTAAACCTCCTTATAATTTCTgatgttggtttgttttgtttcatcagTGAGTCTATGAGGATTTGCCAGTGACTAAAATATGATGGTTAACTTGTAGGTGAGTCAACCCTAAGAACATGAAAGGCAGTTGCGCAACAACTTCCTCTCACACGGGAATGTGACTCTCCTTggagaaatcaaacaaaagattGTGCAACCATGAAGAG
It includes:
- the LOC134882585 gene encoding RNA-binding motif, single-stranded-interacting protein 2-like isoform X1, whose amino-acid sequence is MLLSVPPRAGINPYNGYNSRNSKKQAYVSSGHQMAPPSPNTNSSSNSSGGGEQLSKTNLYIRGLHPGTTDQDLVKLCQPYGKIVSTKAILDKTTNKCKGYGFVDFDSPAAAQKAVTALKSSGVQAQMAKQQEQDPTNLYISNLPVSMDEQELESMLKSFGQVISTRILRDANGTSRGVGFARMESTEKCEAIIQHFNGKFIKTPPGVPVPTEPLLCKFADGGQKKRQNQGKYLHNGRPWARDGDAGGMTLAYDPTALQNGFYSSPYSLAPNRMIAQTSLSPYMHSPVSSYQVHSPSWMHHQSYLMQPAGTVLTPTMDHAMSIQPTSMMGPLAQQLSHLSMGSTGTYIPANTSMQGTYIPQYTTVPPSSGPVEENGGQQQQVALETPAEHTNYSYQHTK
- the LOC134882585 gene encoding RNA-binding motif, single-stranded-interacting protein 2-like isoform X2, whose translation is MLLSVPPRAGINPYNGYNSRNSKKQAYVSSGHQMAPPSPNTNSSSNSSGGGEQLSKTNLYIRGLHPGTTDQDLVKLCQPYGKIVSTKAILDKTTNKCKGYGFVDFDSPAAAQKAVTALKSSGVQAQMAKQQEQDPTNLYISNLPVSMDEQELESMLKSFGQVISTRILRDANGTSRGVGFARMESTEKCEAIIQHFNGKFIKTPPGVPDGGQKKRQNQGKYLHNGRPWARDGDAGGMTLAYDPTALQNGFYSSPYSLAPNRMIAQTSLSPYMHSPVSSYQVHSPSWMHHQSYLMQPAGTVLTPTMDHAMSIQPTSMMGPLAQQLSHLSMGSTGTYIPANTSMQGTYIPQYTTVPPSSGPVEENGGQQQQVALETPAEHTNYSYQHTK